A window from Hirundo rustica isolate bHirRus1 chromosome 25, bHirRus1.pri.v3, whole genome shotgun sequence encodes these proteins:
- the AHDC1 gene encoding LOW QUALITY PROTEIN: transcription factor Gibbin (The sequence of the model RefSeq protein was modified relative to this genomic sequence to represent the inferred CDS: deleted 1 base in 1 codon), producing the protein MRVKPPGPVVTTSVVRGSPDYVREPKFYPPGHPVQRPPACPAEKALSCSVLSFPEGSCPALGREHQAGSLLHGDPADRCQSVHGGTKAAEDLLGCAGEPRILGGSAEEASARDRAPKTFPNATLASGRCNVDGILALLRSKCGNGHINLHPVVQLIDIMKDLNRLSEDLKNSGVHLDCGSLRGGGGAHEDSRLLPADRDLQYSFFSSPSLANSIRSPEERGVLLKSDPSRHPRPPARDGEADGGGGSTPQPPGHGVGVGDVSKAPVDEAGCSQPDASDYSELAEADILNELASLACPGTQLLESQAMEPQPQLLPAQELDSQSRLLDSQSLESQPQLLDSQSLEPLPESLELQNLEPLGLQSLEPLSESLELQSLEPLSESLELQSLEPLAEPLGLQTLEPLPGALEPPLLPTEPSLLEPQPLGTVSELLEAQPGAGDSLRPHGLQPRLGGCPLSAMVKRGPCGGRGAGRCGEDHRKYALRRTDKPKMLCRRRRAGRGRRVDVAPESRVLSPLALPAEMPPGPEEPDAPALSPPPPPTPPTLDPNEMPKAPTAGKKSKCRGVRKMVVKMAKIPVSLGRRNKTTYKVSSLSSNLNLEGKELAASSSMEPTPLLKMKNNGRNVVVVFPPGEMPIILKRKRGRPPKNLLLGQAKPKEPTPEVKKRRRRKQKLASPQPSYIADTNDSKADYSDVLAKLAFLNRQSQCSGRCSPPRCWTPSEPESIHQAPDTQSISHFLHRVQGFRRRGGKAGGFGGRGGSHAARAARCSFSDFFEGIGKKKKAPTALHADPVHPRKRGRLEPDPVGKPKRKRRARKNGALFPEPNSGQSFGDGPAAEWGGGEKGSPWAPHHGHPGSQAGRNGGYQGAEARPFHAAGLESGSSGRAGFYASGAPSSQTETGPERHSLFTGYFRSLLDSDDSSDLLDFALSASRSESRKSAAAYTAPPAALPGQRGMAAYTARGGKVAAANPGAEAAFHAAMQGRPAFPPGRASSGYGVTQGSSECRGAESFPKLAPPSAVSRSPTAHPAASGTPGYSPYGSYGSAGQSVAPASVFPPGKQYPSAQDCPNSKDCSFAYGSGSSLPSSPSSAHSAGYAPPPAGPSLPLGKAAFFNSAEQGGQFSSAAHTPLRCDSRASTVSPGGYMVPKGSASFQPSPENCRQFPSAAPWAFRQGYGGLDWSSEAFSQLYNPGFECHLNEPNVILDISNYTPQKAKQQTVSETFSESSSDSTQFNQPAGYRRANSEASSSEGQSSLSSLEKLMMDWNEASSAPGYNWNQSVLFQSNSKPGRGRRKKVDMFDTSHLSFSSSSSSSSVYPSKRNTGPRQPRGSRGACASKKERGTGKAKFPSKSQAVNPLFQESTDLGLDYYSGDSSMSPLPSQSRGFGVGERDPCDYSGPYSMNPSTPSDGTFVQGFQSDSPGLGQPDLESKHFPALPHQLAAPGQQTVFEAGLQKAFSPNCSPTLAFKEDLRAGGIRKLPACDSLKHSMQGGALPHAPHLACRDLPMPQPHYDSPSCKNPPYWYSPNASTRSPSYDGKAGAGMLVDFMGRTDPSCLNPHLSSPSGTHPSKGEKEPLEMSRAHHRGPYACPLINDLNISPVPRDSMLQLQDNYRYPSFAPQGHPVMAPTQKSGFLGPMVEQQHPEDTFTVTSL; encoded by the exons ATGCGCGTGAAGCCCCCGGGCCCAGTGGTAACGACCAGCGTTGTGCGTGGCTCGCCCGACTACGTCCGAGAGCCCAAATTCTACCCGCCGGGACACCCGGTGCAGCGGCCCCCAGCCTGTCCGGCCGAGAAGGCGTTATCCTGCAGCGTGCTCAGCTTCCCTGAGGGGTCGTGCCCCGCGCTCGGCCGGGAGCACCAGGCAGGCTCGCTGCTGCACGGCGACCCGGCCGACCGCTGCCAGAGCGTCCACGGGGGCACCAAGGCGGCCGAGgacctgctgggctgtgccggggAGCCCCGGATCCTGGGGGGCAGCGCGGAGGAGGCATCCGCCCGCGATCGGGCGCCCAAAACCTTCCCCAACGCGACGCTGGCCTCGGGCCGCTGCAACGTAGACGGCATCCTCGCCTTGCTCCGGAGCAAGTGCGGCAACGGGCACATCAACCTCCACCCCGTGGTGCAGCTCATCGACATCATGAAGGACCTCAACCGCCTCTCCGAGGACCTCAAGAACAGTGGGGTGCACCTGGACTGCGGCAGCctccgcggcggcggcggggctcACGAGGACAGCCGCCTCCTGCCCGCTGACCGTGACCTCCAGTACAGCTTCTTCTCCTCGCCCTCCCTGGCCAACAGCATCCGCAGCCCCGAGGAGCGGGGGGTGCTCCTCAAATCCGACCCGTCGCGGCATCCCCGGCCCCCGGCGCGTGATGGAGAGGCTGACGGAGGCGGGGGGAGCACCCCGCAGCCCCCAGGGCACGGCGTGGGCGTGGGGGATGTCTCCAAAGCTCCGGTGGATGAAGccggctgctcccagcccgATGCCAGCGATTACTCGGAGCTGGCCGAGGCGGACATCCTGAACGAGCTGGCCTCCCTGGCTTGCCCGGGGACGCAGCTGCTGGAGTCGCAGGCGATGGAGCCACAGCCCCAGTTGCTGCCGGCCCAAGAGCTGGACTCCCAATCCCGGCTGTTGGATTCCCAGTCCCTGGAgtcacagccccagctgctcgATTCACAGAGCCTGGAGCCGCTGCCAGAGTCGCTGGAGCTGCAAAACCTGGAGCCGTTGGGGCTGCAGTCGCTGGAGCCGCTCTCCGAGTCGCTGGAGCTGCAGTCGCTGGAGCCTCTGTCCGAGTCGCTGGAGCTGCAGTCCCTGGAGCCGCTGGCAGAGCCTCTGGGGCTGCAGACGCTGGAGCCGCTGCCCGGAGCGCTGGAGCCCCCACTGCTGCCCACTGAGCCCTCGCTGCTGGAGCCGCAGCCGCTGGGAACCGTCTCGGAGCTGCTGGAGGCGCAGCCGGGCGCTGGGGACTCTCTGCGGCCCCACGGGCTGCAGCCCCGGCTCGGGGGGTGTCCCCTGAGCGCTATGGTGAAGCGGGGTCCCTGCGGGGGCCGGGGGGCCGGGCGCTGCGGCGAAGACCACCGCAAGTACGCCCTGCGCCGGACAGATAAGCCAAAGATGCTGTGCCGCCGGAGGAGGGCGGGCCGAGGGCGCCGGGTGGACGTCGCCCCTGAGAGCCGCGTCCTGTCccccctggccctgcccgcTGAGATGCCCCCCGGGCCCGAGGAGCCCGACGCGCCAGCGCTGAGCCCCCCGCCGCCACCGACCCCCCCCACGCTGGACCCCAATGAGATGCCCAAAGCCCCCACGGCGGGGAAGAAGAGCAAGTGCCGGGGGGTGAGGAAGATGGTGGTGAAGATGGCCAAGATCCCCGTGTCCCTGGGGAGGAGGAACAAGACCACCTACAAGGTGTCATCCCTCAGCAGCAACTTGAAcctggaggggaaggagctggcagccagcagctccatggagcCCACGCCGCTGCTCAAGATGAAGAACAATGGGCGCAACGTGGTCGTGGTGTTCCCCCCTGGCGAGATGCCCATCATCCTGAAGCGCAAGCGGGGCCGGCCTCCCAAAAACCTGCTGCTGGGCCAAGCCAAGCCCAAGGAGCCCACCCCAGAagtgaagaagaggaggaggaggaagcagaagcTGGCCTCGCCTCAGCCCTCCTACATCGCCGACACCAATGACAGCAAAGCCGACTACTCGGACGTGTTGGCCAAGTTGGCTTTCCTCAACCGGCAGAGCCAGTGCTCGGGGCGCTGCTCACCGCCCCGCTGCTGGACCCCCAGCGAGCCCGAGTCCATCCACCAAGCCCCCGACACCCAGAGCATCTCCCACTTCCTGCACCGTGTCCAGGGCTTCCGCCGGCGCGGCGGCAAGGCCGGGGGCTTCGGTGGGCGCGGGGGGAGCCATGCCGCCCGCGCCGCGCGCTGCTCCTTCAGCGATTTCTTTGAGGGCATcgggaagaagaagaaagccCCCACCGCCCTCCACGCTGACCCCGTGCACCCTCGCAAGCGCGGCCGGCTGGAGCCCGATCCCGTGGGAAAACCCAAGCGGAAGCGACGGGCGCGCAAGAACGGGGCGCTTTTCCCCGAACCCAACTCCGGGCAGAGCTTTGGGGACGGCCCCGCCGCAGAGTGGGGCGGGGGGGAGAAGGGCAGCCCCTGGGCCCCCCACCACGGCCACCCCGGCAGCCAGGCTGGACGCAACGGTGGCTACCAAGGGGCCGAGGCGAGACCTTTCCATGCCGCGGGGCTGGAGTCGGGCTCCTCCGGCCGCGCCGGTTTCTACGCCAGCGGCGCGCCGTCCTCGCAGACGGAGACCGGTCCGGAGCGGCACAGCCTCTTCACCGGATACTTCCGCTCCTTGCTGGACTCGGATGACTCCTCCGACCTGCTGGACTTCGCCCTCTCCGCGTCCCGCTCCGAGTCCCGTAAATCGGCGGCCGCCTACACGGCTCCCCCGGCCGCGCTGCCCGGCCAGCGGGGCATGGCCGCCTACACGGCCCGCGGCGGCAAAGTGGCGGCGGCCAACCCCGGCGCCGAAGCCGCCTTCCACGCGGCGATGCAGGGTCGGCCGGCGTTCCCGCCCGGCCGTGCCTCCAGCGGCTACGGGGTGACCCAAGGCTCGTCAGAGTGCCGGGGCGCCGAGTCCTTCCCCAAACTGGCCCCGCCGTCGGCAGTGTCCCGGTCACCCACGGCTCACCCGGCAGCCAGCGGCACCCCCGGCTACTCCCCGTACGGCAGCTACGGCAGCGCGGGGCAGAGCGTGGCACCCGCCAGCGTGTTCCCGCCGGGGAAGCAGTACCCGTCAGCGCAGGACTGTCCCAACAGCAAGGACTGCAGCTTCGCCTACGGCAGCGGCAGCAGCCTCCCATCCTCGCCCAGCAGCGCCCACAGTGCCGGCTACGCGCCACCGCCAGCTGGTCCCAGTTTGCCACTGGGGAAAGCCGCCTTCTTCAACAGTGCCGAGCAGGGGGGGCAGTTCTCCAGCGCCGCGCACACCCCCCTGCGATGCGACAGCCGGGCCAGCACCGTCTCGCCCGGCGGCTACATGGTGCCCAAGGGGTCAGCGTCCTTCCAGCCCTCGCCCGAAAACTGCCGGCAGTTCCCCAGCGCCGCGCCGTGGGCCTTCCGGCAAGGCTATGGTGGGTTGGATTGGAGCTCAGAAGCCTTCAGCCAGCTCTACAACCCGGGCTTCGAGTGCCACCTCAACGAACCCAACGTCATCCTGGACATCTCCAACTACACCCCGCAGAAAGCCAAGCAGCAGACGGTCTCTGAGACCTTCTCCGAGTCCTCCTCTGACAGCACCCAGTTCAACCAGCCGGCTGGTTACCGGCGCGCCAACAGCGAGGCGTCCTCCAGCGAGGGCCAGTCCAGCCTCTCCAGCCTAGAGAAGCTGATGATGGACTGGAACGAGGCGTCCTCTGCCCCTGGCTACAACTGGAACCAGAGCGTCCTCTTCCAGAGTAACTCTAAGCCCGGTCGAGGCCGACGGAAGAAGGTGGATATGTTCGACACCTCCCACCTGagtttctcctcctcttcctcttcttcctccgTGTACCCCTCCAAGAGGAACACGGGACCCCGGCAGCCCCGGGGTTCCCGAGGGGCTTGCGCCTCCAAGAAGGAGAGGGGGACGGGCAAAGCAAAGTTCCCCAGCAAGTCGCAGGCGGTGAACCCCCTCTTCCAGGAGAGCACGGACCTGGGCTTGGACTACTACAGCGGGGACAGCAGCATGtcccccctgccctcccagtcCCGGGGCTTCGGGGTGGGCGAGCGGGACCCCTGTGACTACTCCGGCCCCTACTCCATGAACCCCTCCACCCCCTCGGATGGGACCTTTGTCCAGGGGTTCCAGAGCGACTCCCCCGGTTTGGGGCAGCCAGATTTGGAGAGCAAGCACTTCCCTGCGCTCCCACACCAGCTGGCAGCCCCCGGCCAGCAGACTGTGTTCGAGGCCGGTTTGCAGAAAGCCTTCTCGCCCAACTGCTCCCCGACCTTGGCCTTCAAGGAGGACCTCCGGGCAGGCGGCATCCGAAAGTTGCCGGCCTGCGACTCGCTCAAACACAGCATGCAG GGGGGGGCCCTGCCACACGCCCCGCACCTGGCCTGCCGCGACCTCCCCATGCCTCAACCACACTACGACTCCCCCAGTTGCAAAAACCCCCCGTACTGGTATTCCCCCAACGCCAGCACCCGCAGCCCTTCGTACGACGGCAAGGCGGGGGCCGGGATGCTGGTAGACTTCATGGGCAGGACGGACCCCTCGTGTCTGAACCCCCACTTGAGCAGCCCGAGCGGCACCCACCCCTCCAAGGGCGAGAAGGAGCCCTTGGAGATGTCCCGGGCTCACCACCGAGGACCCTACGCTTGTCCCTTGATCAATGACTTGAACATCTCCCCCGTACCAAGAGACTCAATGTTGCAGCTGCAGGACAACTACAGGTACCCCAGTTTTGCACCCCAAGGGCACCCCGTCATGGCCCCCACCCAGAAGAGCGGGTTTTTGGGACCCATGGTAGAGCAACAGCACCCTGAGGACACTTTTACGGTCACCTCATTGTAG